The window AGTTTTTATTGTACTCTATTAACTTAAATTATACGAAATggttgttgaatgctttattctgattggttgagaaatgttctatttgtgttgattattttatgaaaaacacacacctaacctgtcaaatgtctttacATAATCAcaagagcaatgtttgtggtaaccgtggtataagaggagtaattgactccggtcctttgaattatttgaaaagttgggtgtgtattattttcgaataattgaACGGGCCGTCATTAATTTTTACTTACTTATCAATCATGATAATAATCAACAATAATAATTTGTGTTTCAATCTTCCAGCCGTATGTCTGATTTTAATACAACACGATATCTGCTCTGAATAGAAACAATTGTCATTGATTTTGTTATTAAATACAATTTGAATTATtattgtgttatgttatgtctttttttatttacaggGACTGGAGGGTCAGGAGTAAAGGAAAGTATTTCATATTCAAAGAATGCGTCTCACCACATTTGCTTACCTGGAAAAATCTCATGAAGCATTTATTGGTCATTGATTGATCTCGCATGACTGTAATCTCCTATTTTAATGGTTATTTTATCGCCTAATTTTATGGTTGAGATTAACTCAAAACAGTTTCTACACACTCTTTTTAAACCATATAGATATGTGTTGACAAGAATGAAAATGTGACaataaaatacaacataaatgtcaTTATGAATTTTTATTTAGGAATGTAAAAGAAGTTGTTTTAGTGTTTAAGGATGTCTcagctaaatgcctaaatgtaaatgtctatttttgcaaAGGATCTTCTGCCTTGGAGAAAAGTCTTTAACATGGGACAGATGTAGCTGATATTGACAGATGTGTAAATACTGTTTGGTGTTTTACCCAAAACTCCAGTAGTCACTTGTTCTGGTTACATAAGGTGTCTTCAAGTACTGCTGTACTTCAACAGGGGCATCTGCAATGATACTATGGACTCTGTGTCTCACTTATCTTATTGTCCAGAAGTTCCCAAAACTTAATCTCCGTGTCCTCCTGCAATAGTGTCTACTGCTGAAATTGAAGGCTGAAGTGATTCTAGTGGTAGCAGTGTTGTTTCAAGGACCCCTGCGCTGGATTAAGCAATGTCGTTCTTGATGGCAGCCTCAGTCTTGAATGTAGGATCCAGTAGTGTTGCCTTGCATAAGTCTTCATGGACTACACATCACAAAGGGCTGTTTAGGGTATACACTTTCACTTAGCGTTTGTTCTGTTCTGCTTGTCATTCACAAAGATTTTATAAGAGTAATCGGATGTAAGACACCCATGCTTCAGTTTTACAAGCACCAGTGGATTGAGAATGTTATCGTGAAAGAAAGAGCATTGCTGCTCTAGCTGCATGTCAAACATGGCATCAAGATGTGAAATACCTGATCCAAAACGGAagtcagttttatttttttaatgatattaaaACAGAATTGAAAAATATAATTTGGGAGATGagaaaataaatactgtaaaaataattttcaaattcaaaatatgaagTGTTGGTCAATCAAAAAAGACCTAACACAAACTCagtgtttaacagaataaagaaactcataccgGTTTAAATCCACATGAGATGGAGTACATGTTGACAAAATTTTCAACTATCCTTTACAGTTTATGATGgcacattaataataataaaaataatgaaccACACGTCTAAATTGTTTATAACAAACACTgtgatattttaaacaaaatattgtcCGTTatgatttcatggggactttaaacataaaataaagcGAACTACTTATCCTCTTGTATTTGTGGTAGACAGAGAGATGAAAGAACAGCGGCCACTATGAACGCCTGCTTTAACAATTCGATTTTGGTTGACTACCATCTGGGTTACCatatgtatactgtaaaaatgcCATTGTTAAACTATGTAATGGTAAATCCGTGATTAttacaaataataatataaaataactaACTGTATGTTGGCTGATTAATGTTCatgtaaaacattatttaacaaCGTTATTAGTGTTACTGCAGAACCAAGAAAAGGTCACCAACATATAAGGTGGCCTGAGgcgaagtaaataaacagcttttttatttctttctatTTCTTTAAGAGCCACCACAATACCACCGAAAGAGAAACTCCATTATaagatttgcatgtgtttttaagattttattcTCCTTTAATAAATTGTTCAATATTTTCCCTATGCTTTATTTTGCTACAACAAAGGAATTGAGGGTATTTACATTAAAAACgtacatttaaagcaactagTTAATTGATAACTACGTTGTCCCCACTCATTTTACTTAATATTCACTCACTCAGCATATGTTGCTGTAAAGTAACACGTTACTGTCACAAGTACAGCTGCATGTGACCACAGCCccactctttttttaaaagcaatggCAGATCATCGAGCCTCTTAAGAGTTCCCAGAAGTTACTGTCGACCCCATAGAgctgtgtatgtgaagtttaagctcaaaataccatatagataatttattataccatGCTAAAATCGctaatttgtaggcctgagcaaaagtgtgctgttttgggtgtgtcctttaaaatgcaaatgagctgatgaaatgcaaacactgatcacagtgatggttgtttgtgctgtcaagtccttcttttctccttctttctctctgcactaaatggcagtgctgtggttggatagtgcagataaaagGGGCCGTATTATTAtaattcgccttgctacctacctcacaaaacaggcaaaatctgaacgactggatttttcacatgcttgcagaaaaggGCTTACTCAAATTaatttactgggttgatctttatcacattttctaggttgatagaagcactggggacccaattatagcatttaaacatgaaaaaatatctaattttcacgctatgacccctttaaagtgtTTGGAGGCAGCGTAAAACATGTCAACAAGGCACATACCAGCAGCTGACCATACTAATCTTCCCataggcctattttatttgtcAGAAAACATTGTTGATAGAACTACATAAAAATACTACCTACAAATATTGGTGTGATATATAAATACTGCAAATCAATGCATTGTCTTAAGAAAAACAGCTCTTTGCCTCTAAGTCAATGTATTTCAATGGCTCACTATAAGCTTCCAGGAACTAACTGAAGTCTCCATGAATCACATGACGGCCGAGCTATTGGACTTTCAGTGGCGCAACTCTGTTTTCTCTATAGACGTTATGTGACGATATCACGGTAGGTTGGGGCGtctacatttctgtgtgtttcCACTAGGTCCTGTAGACAACTGTAAAGTCCTGTTTCACTGTCCTACTCCTCTCACTCTCTGTTTTGCAAGTTGAAATCATGTCAGGAAGAGGCAAAGGCGGTAAAGGACTCGGTAAAGGAGGCGCTAAGCGTCATCGCAAGGTTTTGCGTGATAACATCCAGGGAATCACCAAACCCGCCATCCGTCGTCTCGCTCGCCGTGGTGGTGTCAAGCGTATCTCCGGTCTGATCTATGAGGAGACTCGCGGTGTGTTGAAGGTGTTTTTGGAGAACGTTATTCGTGATGCCGTCACCTACACTGAACACGCCAAGAGAAAGACCGTCACCGCCATGGATGTCGTCTATGCGCTGAAGCGTCAGGGTCGCACTCTGTACGGTTTCGGAGGTTAAATGATTTAATCACGCAAACCCAaacggctcttttaagagccacccacATTATCACATAAAGAGTCGAAATCTTTGTCactgttttgtttgttaaatgCACAGATATTGTATAGAACAGTTCAAAAGCATATTTACACAAGTGTATTACAGATATTTAGCAGATATCTTATGGACGTATATGTGCTAACTGAGCACATAAGTTATGTGCTTTATCCTTTTAAtcttttattttgtgtgaaTTGTCTCAAATACAAGATTTTAATTTCACAACATCGGTCACTAAAATAAAGGCTTTGCGAATAACAATTTCTCTTTAAACGACAAATTCGTTTACTAAAGCTGTGCTCTTTGTAATCTTGGTACGTGCTTAAAGACAAACACAAGATGTTACTTCGTTTACTAAACGGTTTCATGCAAATGTGCCTATATTTAGTATTAAAGACATTTTGCGCTTCCTGTTTCCAAAGAAACAATTATATTTCAAATACACCGTGTTTTTAAAATGAGCGGGAAAGTTAGACAAAGCAAAAACGCACCGTGGTATTTTTGAAACAAGATGCGGTGGGTGGGGCTACAGTTTATAAAGAATTGATTGGTTCGCTTACGTTACAGCTACCCCAATGAAATCTATTTCTTTGTATTTTGTCCAATGAAAACCCGCTATCACAGTGTGTGCTCATAGTATCTAAAAATTAGCATGGTCAGTGTATAAATGCTTCTTCACACTGCTAGACCCTCAAAGATTTTGGATTTTGATCTCGAGTCATCATGCCTGAGCCAGCGAAGTCCGCACCTAAGAAGGGGTCCAAGAAGGCCGTTACTAAAACCGCCGGAAAGGGCGGTAAGAAGCGCAAGAGGTCCAGGAAGGAGAGCTATGCTATCTACGTCTACAAGGTCCTGAAGCAGGTTCATCCTGACACCGGGATTTCCTCTAAGGCCATGGGGATCATGAATTCTTTCGTCAATGATATCTTTGAGCGTATCGCCGGTGAGTCCTCTCGTCTCGCTCACTACAACAAGCGCTCCACCATCACATCGAGAGAGATCCAGACCGCCGTGCGTCTGCTGCTACCCGGTGAACTCGCCAAACACGCCGTGTCTGAGGGAACAAAGGCCGTCACCAAGTACACCAGTTCCAAATAAATCTGTTGAATCTTTCAACACCCCaaaggctcttttaagagccacccacTTTCACGTTTAAAGAGTTtctatgtttaaaaaaacttttgtacCTTACCAATTTTTCTTATCATTCAAAAGACAAACTTTTTAGATGGTGTTGTACTTGAAGTGTTCGTACACTTGGAACAGAGCAATGTAAACTTTTATCTGATTAGACAacttaaaacagcacatttaaGCATGAAACATGTGCTGTTGTCTGCAGTCTACTACAGTTAATCAATTTACCATAGTTATCATTGCACAATACTGTAGTACTTATTATTTGCCATataaataaactcttttaccAGATCACTTCTGTAATAGTTAAACCCAGTGACAAGATGCTGTTGGTATTCAGGGCTGTGCAGAGACCTTTGGAGGGGCAGGTGCTTAAAGTATAAATTGGGCACATTCCTCACTGACATGCAAGCGcactaatatatttttctttatttttcttgcaaatAGAGTGAAACAGAAAAATCTATATAGTGAGAgttttatatctatatatttatgcatttggcagacgctttacCTAAAGCAACTTCCAGTGCAGTACAATAAATTATGTGTGTGTCAACAGTATGCAGTTTTGATATTATCTGATTGCATTCTGACATATTATTAGGTTTACAggcttgtgttttttatatatataattctaTTCTAATGTTCTGAATTTATAATTtttgattatttaaataataataaaaacatcactTACGAGgataattcaaataaaaaacagtttgAGCTTGTCTACCAGTGATGTGAAAACTATTTTAATGGCACTCTATGtttgttattatatattatattttcatGATAGTAATTTGAAATATGAATAGTTTATAGTCACAAAACAAACACCCAACCCCTCAAAGCATATTaatcttttattaaaaaaacaaaaacaataaaaaaacaaagtgcGTGAACATGTATGCATCCTTTTGTAGATTTGTATGCTGTGTGTAGACGTTTAGCTGCTGTGAAAGGTCAATAGGTCAACACTCATTTTATTTacggcattttttattttttattaattttacctATAGTTAAATTGAACAGGCCTTCACAAAAgtgcatttaattaaaaaaatgccttGACAAATTAGGCACTTTCATCATCCAGGGGTAAAGTGGCAGGTGCCCCCCCCCCTTGCACGTGCATGGTATTCAGAAATAGACTACATCATACGAACACTGAAGGGAAAACTAGTTTTAACCTTAAAGTGCAACATTGCTTACAACCTCAAGATGTTATACTAAGTGTAAACAATTTGTATGAGTAATAGTGATATATCTTTCTGGCATGAGCTTTACCAGAGCCTTTTATTTGTTAGAAGATATTTGCATTTTTGGCATTTATGTGTGATacagtaaaacaaaaacatatattAATTTATCTTATTTGCATTGTAAACTGTTTATTAACACTATTACTTAGACTGTGATGACTTCATGTGCATTCAAGGCAGGTTTTTATGGTAAAAGAATAAAACAATGATAAATGATCTCAGAAGTTTTACACTTTTAGGGGACATTCCacccttttttgaaaatagtcTCACTTTCCAACTCCcttaagttaaatattttgtttttaccattttgaaatccattcagctgatcttcgggtctggcggtactacttttagcatatcttagcataatccattgaatctgattagaccatctTGCtcagagttttgatatttttcctatttaaaacttgactcttctgtagttacactgtgtactaagaccgacagaaaattaaaagttgtgcttttctaggcagatatgggtatgaactatactctcattctggcgtaataatcaaggactttgctgccgtaacgtGGCTGCAGCAGATGTAGTGATATTACGTAGCGCACGAAAATAATCCACTGCTATTGAAAgtccaaggggactattttcgggtgctgCAATCAATGGATTATGCGTAAAaatcaatggattgtgctaagctatgtttAAAGCGGTACCACCAGACCCACAGAttagctaaatggattccaaaacggtaaaaataaaatatttctctctaggggagctggaaaattagcatatttaaaaaaaagtgggctgtccctttaatgtaaaatatgcaATCTAATGTGACATGtttgagagaaaaaataaatgtcttGCCAAAATGTTTCAGatctggcctagtggtttttggatattttactgcaaacatcttacaaattgtacctttaaaCGATAAAAGCAGTCTATAGACTTcacacaatattaaaattaGGATTTAACAAGGTTTTAAAAGCAGTTGTCTAAATCTATAGCCTAGGAGTATAGAAGTTCAGACAGATAAAGAGGTGCTTGGTTATTTAAGGATTATAGACCAAAAGCAGAATTTTGAAGTTAATACGGAAATGAACAGGAAGCCAAGAATGAACATAAGATGTGGGTATGTCTGAGAGAAGCTAGTGCCTACCACAGTATTGATGTGTTTATCCATTTTTAGGTTACTATCAAGAAACAAACCCAAATTTGTAGTGAAATCAGAGAGACCACAGAGACTGTGACTCTTTACTGTGTATAGACCTGAAGCCAGATTGAAATTTTTCATAAATACAATTATCAAAATAAGTTGGTTAAAACAACTGTCTCTATCACCTTAGAAATAAAAGGTCAAGAGCCCACCGGTGCAGGGAATCTTAGATGTCCAAGTATTGACTTTAGGATATACCTGCAGTTTTTGCACAAAGTTTATGGAGTCAGACAAATGTGTATCCACAAGACAGTTTCTGATATGCAGAAGTGTCTGGCGATCATAAATCAGGAGAGATGGTCAGTTTGAGACAAATAGAAACATAAAAAGTGCAAAAAGCATGCAGAGCAGACGGCACGCCACATAAACCGACATCATCTTTGAATTAAATGACAGAAGACTTCACTgttgtttatattaaaatgttatggtCATACATGTGCATGGATCTCTTTCTACAAAACAGATTTTGTAGGATTTCGGACTGTGCTCATTAGTCTTTATCTGAAGCTATTGTTGTTGTTAATTTTTATGTGTGCTTCTCTATATTTTTTGTAGACGAATGACGTAGTAAGagtaattttctaaaatgtcacagGTCAACAGATGGGCCCAAGgtgttattacatatttatttgtaaatgtactATAAACCTAAAATAATCTTGAGAAAcgatatattgttggaaagctcaaagaatgttgtttttgtaattccAGGCCAtctgatgatttaaattgacatttaacaaaatgaGTGTCACTATACACTCACCCCGTATATTCATAATTGTCTTCTTCAAATAAATCCATGAATCTTTAAAAACCTTGACGACCTACATATCATTAGAAAGCTATAAggatgtagttttcatatttcaaaaactttttgcattaataataatgtaGGATTTATTTTATGAATTCATTTAAGATTATGCAGCTAACCTTTGACACCTAGTGACCTTTgttggccactaggtgtcaaaagtatttaagagtatatatatatatatatatatatatatatatatatatatatatatatatatatatatatatatatatactcttaaatacttttgtgtttttgtgtttatcttccCCCATTAATATTCATGGTTGCATTGTTGACCTCACACATAGAGcgagaaaaaaaggaaaaataacaaaaacaaagcaCATATAAACATCACATCAGAAATCAGTCTTAGTCTTCTTAATTTCCAACATTAGCAATGTCATTACCATTACCAGTTTCCTGACTTTTTTCTTCAACCAGTATACTTTTTTGTTGGTAAACAACCCTTCCGACATAAACATCCTAGTTTTGTCCATGAACTGTTTAATATCAGAATGTTTTTAACTTGCACCCCTCTCTTGACGTCCCGGCCTGCTTTGCTTCATCAGCATTGCCCCCATCTGCCGCATTGTTTTTTTACTGGACAGGCACGAATTAAATTACCCACTTCTTCACAATTGAAACATTAGCATAGACAACATTTTCAAATTCGACGACGTTCAAATGCAACGATAACTCCAGTTCTTCCTCTTCTTTCAGAATCATATAAACAAATCGTCTAAATGAAATGACGTGTAAGAATTACTAAACAGATCCCACTCCAACTTAAAACAAGCTCATCCTAAAAGGCTAAATTATTATAGAGGTAATCTCAGTCCAGCAATACAACCTTAAGTGATATTTTCTTAATTATAGTATGAGAGAAAAAGTGAGACTTCATGTGAAAGGGGGTCTATGATAATTAAAGACATCTGTTTACACCTCATCCAATCACTTGAGTGAACACTGTAGCCTAATCAGATCAATATGATCATTTGATCAAGTACTCCTTTGGTGACTGTAAGGAACTGATCCATTTACATCAGTATTCTTATGTTATAGGGTTACAGCATTAGCATTTGGAAATGAGTACAAAGAGTGACCAAATTGTGGCCATTTACATTAGAATTCTTGGTTTACATCTCAAAGGGTTAGCATTGGGGTGGGAGAACATTTTTGAGAGATTTCACAGTtcagaaaatctgtgtggtatGCAGATATCAATGCACAGGAATGAACTCATAATTTCACAAATCTATAACTTTGAAAATATTTAAGATGTGCAAAGATGACAAGATGATGTTAATAGGCTGGTGAAATCAAAACGTGTTAGTTTTAAGAATTGTACACTTCTGCAGTTGGGTTGTTTGATTCTCTCTtgcatattttacattaaatctGTAAAACTTCTGAGATCATTTATCATTGTTTTATTCTTTTAccaaaaaaacaatgcaaatgAAGAAGTCCCAGATTCTGTGTGtattgtttaattaa is drawn from Misgurnus anguillicaudatus chromosome 6, ASM2758022v2, whole genome shotgun sequence and contains these coding sequences:
- the LOC129433354 gene encoding histone H4 yields the protein MSGRGKGGKGLGKGGAKRHRKVLRDNIQGITKPAIRRLARRGGVKRISGLIYEETRGVLKVFLENVIRDAVTYTEHAKRKTVTAMDVVYALKRQGRTLYGFGG
- the LOC129433334 gene encoding histone H2B is translated as MPEPAKSAPKKGSKKAVTKTAGKGGKKRKRSRKESYAIYVYKVLKQVHPDTGISSKAMGIMNSFVNDIFERIAGESSRLAHYNKRSTITSREIQTAVRLLLPGELAKHAVSEGTKAVTKYTSSK